The segment ACTTAGGCTGGTATGGTTGTTTGGTTTGTCAGCGTACTTGGCGATGCTTTGCATGAAAACATGTGTCTTATCGTCAGATCAAGCAATGTATCAATGCTACACTGTCACACAACAAGAAAGATTCAAATAAAATTTGTGATGATCTCAATGCTAATCTCTAATCATTTAGTTAATTAAGATGTGTGTTTTTACCTTAGCTCCATTGTCATCCCTCGTAGCTCCTTGATACGGTCTTGTATCATCTGCCTGTCTTTAGGCTCGGCTTTCCTGCTTTCTCCTGCCTttgctcttttcttttcttcttcactcCTTCTTCTTGAGGTTTCTTCCAGTTCCTGCCATGTCTTCATCAATCCACATGGGAGGATTAGAAGGTGTTAGTGTCTCCGCTTGAGTCATGAAGAAGCTTGAGCTTGTTGAGTTGTCAAGTTTCCGTCTTTGCTCTATTCAGGCCAGAATAAGAATCTTGTTGTTGCACATTGTGAGACAACTAGTGCTGTTGCTAAGCCTAGTGCTTATGAGCTCAGAGAATAACTGTCCTTTCTGCGGACAATCATAGGAATGGATCCCCAAAAATCCTTGTCGTTTCCTTTGGATCCATGAGCATTCCTGTTCTTGGAATCATCATCAGCCAGCAGCTGGTAAAGATCGTCAAAGAGTAAGAGTTGAGAATGTCGAACACAGAATCATTCTTTATTAGTCTGAGAAAGGTTGGGGATGACTTCAAAGGCTGGTTTATCGAAGAGCAAAGAAGGGGATTATTATCTTCTTCGGTGAAGATGTCATCGAAGCTGATTCTTGAAAATATTCAGGGACAAGCTCACAGTCTACCAGTGGTACTAGAGACTCAAACAAAGTATCAAGAATCTACCGACTGATCCTTTACTTTCAAAGAATGCTTCTCCTGCAGAGCTCTTTCTGTTTATTCCAACATCTCTCGGCTCTCAACAATCTAAATAGAGATACATGCAAAAAAACACTAATTTAGTCCTTGACTTCCAGAGCAAGCAATATAAATTTCATTGGAAAacattttgttattatttatatgCAAAACCTTTTGAGTAGACCCTAATTGAACAACGCCCTTGATCCTATTGGAATGATTGCGATACTCTGTAAATTTACCATCCATATTATAAGTCTATTTTAATACATCATATGAACCCTATTAACTttgaaacaattaaaaatttacCGTAAAGCAGAGATAAACTGATTCTGAAACTCATGCTCACACTGCAGAAGAACATTAACATCCTATATTCTTCATAATATTTGGACATAAGGAATCAAACATAAATGTGAGAAGGTGAACAAACCTGAACAAGTGTGTCTGAGAACAGCCATTGGTAGTTACGTTAAAGCAGCTTCCCCCGATGCTGGAGTAATTAAAGAGAGAGACTAATGaagatacaaatatattaatccATTGAATGAATATTTGAGCTTCTTACCCTTGGCCTAAGACatgagtcttaagaatcatatCATCAACGAGTGTGGCTGATTGTTCATCATTGTGTGTTTCTTCAACTCTCAGTAACCTGAAAATGAAATCATAATTTTCCATCCAAGAAAATTAATTCACAGTAACATTCGCAAAGTATGCAAAAATGAACCTAAGGCAAATCAATGAGATAAAATGGAAGAAAAAAACTAGTTTTATGGAAATCTAATTCAAGAAAGAAGCATGCAAAAGAGGGAGAAGTTACATGGGATTAATGGGGTCAGAGCGCCAATAGACAGCATAAGACCATCCATAGCTGAAACATAGACTCTTCAATATCTGTTTAACCTCCATATCCATCATCACCAAACTTAAGAAAGGCTCACAAAGTTTTTATGAAACTTGAGCTGAGAAGACCCcgtaaattatttttgtaagaCCTCGAACTTTTACAAAAAGTAGAAAACTTTTGTCTTCTCCAGAAACCAAACTTCAAAGATAAAAGCGGggaaacagagaagaagaaatgtCTTTTTATGGTTTTCTTTAACCTGCAGAAAAATAACTAACACAGAGATAATTCCTTTGCTTTTTGTTCAAGCAATTAAAAAGGGGAGTTTAAAGCTTCTGTCCTTCTATATATAAGCAAATGTCTGTCATTCGAACGGAAGTGGAAGAACTTTTTTTGTCTGAGAAGTTGCAGGACtttaataaaacaataatactagtattatctaattatataaagaaTTGTTGGAGTCTCTCCCGCATTGTCCACATGGAAAGTCGATGCCTGACAAGCCGACACGTGTCCTAAACGCATCGTTTCATTTATTCTCTACGTTTGTGGCTTTGTCGCGTGTTGAGTGTTTGGGCCGTGAAGTGTGAAGATGTGTCGGGCCATAGAGTATCTGTCGTCTCTATGATACGCAGAAGAAAACGAGGTCCTCTTCCCTCTTTGTGCGACGGCGACTATTTGTTTCCTCTTTCTTTACCTTCTGAAACGGTTTGAGTAAAGATTTCGTGTTTAATCTCATTGATTCCCCATCTTCAATGCTCTTTTTCGATCTCAAAGTCGTCGATTTCAGTATAAATAAGTGTTGAGTATTCGTCTCCTTCATCTCATCTTAGCTTCGTATCTCATACAGAAAGATTGTGATATGGCTAATTCTAGGGTTTTCTTCTCCAATCTGAAGTCCGGCAACTGCCTCCGTTGTCGAGGCTAAGCTTCTGCGGTTTTGGAGGCTAGGCTTCTGCTTTTTTGGGTCGATATGCTTCGTGTCTCTTTTGTTCGTCATGAAAGCAAgtactctctctcttctcttttttttgatTCATACACTCTTATAATGGTTTGAATCTCTTGCAGGAGTTTCAAGGAGTGTCCTCATCCAGATGATAAGCAGAGAACCAACTTAGCAGAGAATAGGGTTTGGCTCCAAGACAAATAAAGTTCTGGTTCCAGACAGAAGAACTCAGCTTAAGGTTATGTGTCTTAatatctctctcttttgtttgtttaaaaCTTTGTCTGAATAAGATTTGTTCATACTGTATCTGTAGGCGCAACATGAGAGACCATATAACAATGCACTAAAGGCAGAGAAGGACAAGTCGATGTGAGAACATAGCCATTAGAGAAGCACTCAAGCATGCTATATTCAAAGCACACAAGCATGCAAGGACCCAAATCACTCAAGAGAAAGGAAGGAGCGTTAAGCAGATCAGAGCAGTGAGCAAGCAACGAAACACTAGAGACAGAGGAACATCATCATCTCCACCTGCAAGATCGCAGGTGTAAAGACACCAGTGAGAAATTCTACTTCAGTGAGAGGGTCAACTTCGGAAGAGCATCATCTCCTCCAGAAAAAATCCACAAAGCCCAGAGAAACATATTAAAGACGGTTGGATCCAATCGATAGCTGCAAGGGGAAGAAAGGTTCAGAAAGAACAGTAAGAAACTATGTTTGGGTCAAGAGGTCGGGTCTTCTGCGGCTAGACCCTCTCTTAATTACATGCTGTTTGACTTGAGGTTGAGAAAGTTAAAAGTCCGTAGATTATGGTCGATTATGATTGAAGTGTGTTTAAAGAAGAATCATCTGAGAAACCATAACATGTTCTTCTTACGAATTTCATATCGATAGAAAATTCTCTTTTGCCTTGACAGAAACTCAATCAGTAAAGTCAGTCTGTATATGACATTGACATCAATGGTTGTATCATATTCTTTTGGGTGGTAGAAGGGTTTTTATACAAATTGAGTTATGGCGTGGGACATGTCTTTCAAAATTAACTAATGTTTGATGTGAATAACATTTCTTAAACGGAATTTAATTACTGAAACTATACCTCATCCATATTTAAATCCTCCACTATGTTTAAGCTACTGTGAGTGACTCCTTCTCACATTAATGTTATTATGTATCTTAGGTTCCTTTTCCAAGTTATACTAACGTACAACTTTGAATGAATAAACAAGTTGGAAAAGCTATTGAGACAAAAGAAATCTCACAGATGGTGTGCGTACTTGCTCAGAATTGTGTTATTAACTGATAAACAGGTGTCAATCAGTGTTTGTTTATAGGTTGTTGTATGTTGGTTTTTGACCAATCATTGATTTGTTGTTATTTTTAAGGGGAAGGTCCAAGAGAAGATGAGGAATCTGACATGAATGGGACTATGAAACCAAAAGTTGTGCAGACGCTAGGAGGGCTCACGCACAATGTATCTGCAGTATGTTCAGCCGGAGCTTCAATAATACCCACAGGGTTTTGAGGATGGCACTGTTCGCATTTGGCAACCCTATGACGTAAGAGTGTTACGTACGagtgttttattaaaactttaTTCTGTCAAAACATAGcagtgttgttgtttttttggtatttaACTTAACTACGCCTTGAATACATGAGACTCTTTCTTATATTCATTATCACAGTTGGTTTGTTTTCTccattggtttttgatttttattttctactttATATTTCAGGCTAGAGAACACACTGAATTAATATGCTCTTGAGTTTGCGCCATTGGTTACATAAATGGTTTGCGCCAGTTTGTTTCTGAATTTATGCTTCCGCATTTTACGTTTCTGATTTGTTCTTAGTTTCCTTCTGAAATCGACGATTTGGAGAGCTAATAGCGCTTAGAATTGCTAAGAGATGTTGATGGATCAGTGTTATATAATACAAGaccatgaaaaacaaatatttcgtTTTACAGGGTTGACATCGTGATGCATGGTATTTCTGTGTTTATTAGTCCTGGTAGTAATAGTAATAGCTGCGTCTATATGATACATCTTTTCGagacataatatatatatgatttccaCACACTATCAtcaataagaaaaacaaaattaaagccAACACAACTTTCACTGCAAACAAAAGGTCAAAGCGTTTCCCTACCCATCAGAACAAAACATAGAAAGGGTGAAGATCACATAATCggaccaacaacaaaaaagctTGGTAAACAGACACTAATATGAAGGATCAATGCAAGACTAGAATGTAAGCCCTATACTGCAAAGGGGAAAATAATGGCATATGATTGGTAGCGAGATACACAACACACACAAAGGTAAAACAAATGCATACAAAATACAAATCAAAATCATACATGGGACTATTCATTTTCACGTTCCCAGTGGCAGTAACTTAAAACACTAAATCACCATCCGTGCAAGCGCGcaggtttttgttttcatttattttatataaatattgttttcaattttaattggtatatatattataataacatatgtttctatcaatttttaaaacataataaacttacggtatattttttcattaaatagattgtttcaaattcacatgtatttgtatattCTTCTATAtgtatttcattattaaaatcgtaactatatatataaagattagtaaaatattattctattgtcatattcaaaaatttgtaacatttcataaattagaaagtctttaaaaaaaaacttttcgcttcatagatttatattatcgagtaaataattaaacatttagtttttgtttaattttaaaataaactatatagtttaaaatttgttttcattcgTCCAAAGTAGTAaatattaatcattgttagataatatgatttttgttattttaaaaaatctttataattttaaaagttaacatcgataaatatttaaatattaacatatggagagtatagtattacaacattaaattatatctatttaatttatacaatatataaatccagtagatcatctattgtttaaatccaattattaatagcccaataaaaattttggtagcttaaaatttaaatgataagattagagattaatGTAACTGCTTTTTGAAATATGTCATTAgatccattttaaaaaaaaaaatcacacataaatCAAAGTTGTGATTCTGTTTTGATATATAGATTCAcgaatataaaacattatattattATAGTATTCTGAAATATTTTGCTAATTTTGTATTCTCTGAAAAGAGAATAGTAAAATGATACTGTCATTTTATTccaaacaaaaatgtttattaaaaataacaatatgatCTCAGAATTctattcattattattttataatataattttcaatcTATCATGATTTTTAAATGcttcataaatatattaatttatataaacaacttttattattaaagccgccgtagggcgggccgaccctagtataaTAAAAGATTATGTTTGCATTTTAATTTGCTTGACGGTATCCAGTCACGCTTTTGCCAGTGACGATAACTTCACCGGCTATCACCGGTCAACATAAGTCTGATTGCTTTTATGGGGATATTTATTTGTTATCTTTACAAATTAATACGGccgaggattttttttttcttttggaaagAATACGGCCGAGGATCTTCGAGGTATAATGTCTATGAAGGggattttttactttaaatatgGATTAATGAATACTCGATACGAATTTATGATTATTAGTCTATTATAaaatatctctataatattatttgagaagtcagtttcctaTGTGTCGCTCTCATATTAACTCTCACGATAgttgattacactgatacccttaatgaattaaaaatattaaacattattatttttttatttagtttccttttaaaaaatttccaaaaacatatacatataataaaaaaaattttttataaagttaaaaaaattgaaaacgaaatatatgtatatataatatgatttcaaaaaaaagaaagttcacaaagtagtaatattacattaaaaatatttgtaaataaaaaaaatatattgaagtaataaaattatatttatatttatatttttgtagatgaaaaacataatttgtatataatgtgattattaaaaaaatttacacggacaatcttgatattagaaaaagaattacatttctttcaaaacataattttaaacaatacaaaaaaaaattcaaactaatagaagtatttttatatatctaactATTTTCTTAGAAGATTACACaaaataattgagaaacataaattgatatatgtttaattgactaaaaatagtttataattagtattattgaagtgatttgtttatttttcatatattttgttgaCTATAATAGCTTCCAATTACATCAGAAATaatatcgataaattatattttacttatataatattattttcaaataaaattacaattttgtgtactgcttatttttaagagatatctctataatattatttgagaagtcagtttcctaTGTGTCGCTCTCATATTAACTCTCACGATAGTTGATTACactatacccttaatgaattaaaaaattaaacattttattttaagtagtaatattacatttaaaaaatatttttaaataaaacaaaatatagttttgaagtaataaaatactttatttatatttatatttttgtagatgaaaaacataaatttgtatataatgtgattttattaaaaaaatttacacggacaatcttgatattagaaaaagaaataacatttctttcaaaacataattttaaacaatacaaaaaaaaattcaaactaatagaagtatttttatatatctaactATTTTCTTAGAAGATTACACaaaataattgagaaacataaattgatatatgtttaattgactaaaaatagtttataattagtattattgaagtgatttgtttatttttcatatattttgttgaCTATAATAGCTTCCAATTACATCAGAAATaatatcgataaattatattttacttatataatattattttcaaataaaattacaattttgtgtactgcttatttttaagagatattgaaaacaaaaaaaaaatcaaatagttgcaaaatagatatattatattttatcattattaaagttatttgttttttaatattaaattttcttttaaattttatgtttgtggaacttaatataactataatcaaaataccatagcaaatctgaattctcatttttaatattaacttaaataaattttagtttccattcaataaatcaaaggcataaagttatttagaatttatagaatattttaattattataaatattaatatgtgtTCATGAGCTTCCAGAAATGTATCACCTACTTATGTATGTAACTTCCTATTGAGCATCactttcttttataatttatttttaaaaacatcaatatataatttgataaatattatgaaaatacatgcaCGTTTTTaacgataaataaaattgatttgatttgacttgattataataaaaataaaaatatatcatttgaatttgaaagaataacaataactcaatatactcacaacatgaGTGATTCGACTAATCtaactat is part of the Brassica rapa cultivar Chiifu-401-42 chromosome A09, CAAS_Brap_v3.01, whole genome shotgun sequence genome and harbors:
- the LOC103838182 gene encoding LOW QUALITY PROTEIN: transcription factor bHLH157 (The sequence of the model RefSeq protein was modified relative to this genomic sequence to represent the inferred CDS: inserted 9 bases in 9 codons; deleted 3 bases in 2 codons; substituted 5 bases at 5 genomic stop codons) codes for the protein MMDMEVKQILKSLCFSYGWSYAVYWRSDPINPMLLRVEETHNDEQSATLVDDMILKTHVLGQGXEAQIFIQWINIFLLXRNYQWLFSDTLVQSIAIIPIGSXGVVQLGSTQKIVESREMLEXTERALQEKHSLKVKDQSVILDTLFESLVPLVDCELVPEYFQXISFDDIFTEEDNNPLLCSSINQPLKSSPTFLRLIKNDSVFDILNSYSXDDLYQLLADDDSKNRNAHGSKGNDKDXLGIHSYDCPQKGQLFSELISTRLSNSTSCLTMCNNKILILAXIEQRRKLDNSTSSSFFMTQAETLTPSNPPMWIDEDXGRNWKKPQEEGVKKKKRAKAGESRKAEPKDRQMIQDRIKELRGMXNGAKCSIDTLLDLTIRHMXFMQSIAKYADKXKQPYQPKXLVKEKERTWALEVGDDESVVCPIIVEDLKPQGQMQIEMVCQDGDEFLEIAHVVRGLGXNILKGVMVTRQGRIWAHLIVEAKPHITRRQLFYSLVHLFQQQNPPHSFDHQT